ATGGCGTTTGAACTCGAGGAGTTAGGCCTCGGCCCCAACGAAATACGAGCACGCCTGTATCGAAACCGCAATGTGACTATTCCGTACGGCACTGTGTATTCGTGGGTTCGACAAGGTGCAGTGACTTGGCAAGAACATACCGAGCAATAATCGGGCAGTCTTGGCCCCTATCGTTAATACTGACATCTTAGGAGGCTGAGATGGGCCCGTAGCCTAGCACGGATTAGGGCGTCAAGCGATGTGTCACGTAAGCCTGCGAAGCTGGAGTTTACGGCAACCAGAGATCGAGGGTTCGAATCCCTCCGGGCCCGCACCTATTCAGGTTCTAAAATAGGACCCCATATATCCCCCCCGACGTGGCCACCCTAGTCGTCGATGCCTTGACAGAGTTCTTCGACGCTATCAGGTCTCCGATCACGAAGGATAGGTACGAAAAGAGGCTCGATATCTTCTTCAAGTACGTCAAAATCTCGGGCGCGACGCTGAGGGATAAGGCCAACGCCTTCGCACCAAGGGCCAAACGGGACCCTCAGTGGGCTGCCGCATCCATCGCCGACTACATGCGATACCAGAAGGTAAGGGCGGAGAAAGGGGAGATTTCCGAGAGCACCGTTCCCCAGTTCTACAAGCCGATCAAACTTTTCTGCGATATGAATGACATCCTTCTCAACTGGAAGAAGATCACGAGAGGCATCCCGAAGGGGAGAAGGTACGGGGACGACAGGGCTCCCAGCGTCGAAGAACTAAAGGCGATACTCGCCTACCCTGATCGCCGAATTAAGGCCGTCGTGCTAACTGCGTCCTCTGGCGGACTAAGGAACGGTGCGTGGGACTATCTGAAGTGGGGTCATGTGACGCCGATCGAGCAGGACGGAAGGACAGTGGCTGCGAAGGTCCAAGTGTACGTTGGCACGCCGGACGCATACTTTACTTTCATCACTCCCGAGGCCTACGCGGCAGACCTCGACTACGTCAAGTACAGGGAGTCATGCGGAGAGAGGATCAGCAGAGATTCGCCGCTGATCAGAGACCTGTTCGTCCCTGACAGAGGAGGGAAAGGAGAGCCTCACATGCCCCTGCCTCTGAAGAGCTCCGGCGTTAAGAGGATGCTAGAGGACTCTCTAAAGGCGACAGGCCTGTGGAAGCCTCTGGAAGTGGGGAAGAGGAGACACGAATTCCAAGCCACTCACGGGCTCAGGAAGTTCTACAAGTCAGTTTGTGAGAGACACATGAAGAGCCTTCACGTCGAAATGCTCATGGGCCACGACGTCGGGCTAGCCGAGAACTATTACAGGCCCTCAGAGAAGGAGTTATTGGCCGACTACTTGCGGGCGGTAGGGGATCTAACCCTTATGACCTCGGTCCAGCAAGAACATTCCGCCAGCGACTTGGTGGCCGCTCTTTCCACTCAGAATTCTCAGCTGCAAGAACAGGTGAAAGTGCTTTCGGACCGCCTAGGAAGGGCTGAGGCCGTCCAAACTCAAGTTCAGGAAAAGCAGAAGCGAACGGATGAAATCATGAACCAGTTGTTCCTGGATCCGGAGTTCAAACTTGCGGTCAAAGATGCACTCGAAAAGCGGAGACGATAGGAATGATTGGAATCCCCCTCCGAAAAATGGGGTGTCGATCTTTGGGGCACGCAGCAACCACTCTGGAGGATGGATGTTGATGGGATGCCTTCGTCTTCACCTGTAAGCGCTTGCCGTCAAGAACGACGCTTGAGTCAACCACATCACTTTGGAAGCCACCTAGGGCTTCTTGGTTTTTCGAACAATCACGTGCTTGTCACCGTTTGATGATCTGAGGTCCCAGTCCAGATAGTCCCCCGGCTTGATTTCCAGTTGTTCAACAATGCCTTTGGGGATCACGCTTTGTAGAGAAGTGGTCCTCGGGTTGGCTCGTGAAACCTTCGACTTTGAGCCGGGAGTCACGGCAATAGTTTCAGACCAGAGCTATATAGGTATGGGCATACCGTCAGAGATATATACCCATTATCATAGGTATCTCCATGGGTATGCCGACGGTGCGAAGGAGCGAGGCGGAGTACTTGCAACGAGAGAAACTCCTGGAGTCGATATTGGAAACGGCTCACAAGTTCGGTTGGGATCTGCTGGAGTTCAGAATCGAATGGGCTTGTGGGTGTCGAGCACTGAGGAGGGGGACCTCCTTCTACATCGAGCCCTGTCGTAAGGATTGCTGCGAGATAGATCCGACTGTCGTGACCCGACCAAAGAAATGGAGCCAGCGAATCATCTCGGTAGCCGGCTCGGGGGAAACTTGATGGAGCCCACCCTTCGAATGTCATCCACTAGAACTAATGTTGTCCAAGATATGCCCAGTCGGCCTAGACCTCCAGAGCCTGATTTCATTAAAAAGCTTGGCGTCGAGGGCTGGCACAGTACATCTCGTCCTGTCGACAGGCTACTTGCCCATCTGGCCCGGAAGAGCAGGAGCGAAGCTACCAGACGGAACTACCTCTGGCATGTCTACTCTCTCTGTGAGGCGACGGGCAAACGGCCCGAAGAACTAGTGCGCCTGAACAGGACGGTTGCCGAGAGAGTGGTCCAAGGGCATACTGACTCCATGAACCAATCTTCCCCAACGTACGCAAACGCCGGGATAATCAGCCTGAGCGCCTTCTTCGGATGCAATGGGTACAAGCATTTCCGGGCCCTGGAACTCGAACGATACCACGTCCCCCGAAGGCTCAGAGTCAGACCAGAATATGTTCCCACGAAAGGAGAGGTGTACAGGATGGCGGATTCTGCGGGGTCCCTTCGAAATAGGGCGCTTGTCCTTACGATGTTCAGCAGCGGGTTCAGGAATTCTACCGTGAGAGCCCTTCTCGTCCAGGACGTGATAAAGGAAATTGAGAGGGGAATCCCGAACATTCGACTTCCTTGCTATCTAGGCATGAAGAAGGTGGTCCCGAATGGGTGCAAGGGGTCGATAGAGTACTACTCTTTCACTTGCGATGAAGCAACTGTCGCTTTGAGGCTCTACTTGGGCGAGAGAATTCGGAAGAACGGCGAAGTCAAAGGAGAGGAGCCGCTGTTCGCCTCCCTGTACAACCAGGTTCCGAAAGAGGAAAGGCAGTGGAAAGTCATGTCCGCAGGGGAACTCCAGGTCGTAGTCAAGGGAGCGGCGAGAAAAGCCGGCCTTGCCGAGTGGCACTCCGTGTACCCTCACTGCCTGCGGAAGTCGTACGAGACGATTCTACACACGCAACTCCTCGACGGAAGCAACATGGAAGTCAAGGTGCAGGAAGTATTCATGGGACACGTCCTGCCCAGGTCACAAGACAACTACTTTGACAGAAGCAAGACGGAATGGATGCGAATTCAGTATTCGAAGTTGAATTTCGGGCGTATCCTCATCACGGACAAGTTCGCCGTCTTGAGGATGGCTGTGGCGAGGGCGTTCGAAGGAACCGATCTGGACCCGGAACAACTCATCCTGGAATATGCGAAGAAGTACTCCGGATGAGTGAATTCTGGGTCGTCAGTCCAAATTGGGCCGACTGACGACGAGGCCACCGTCTCCGAGCTCAAACACTGGCTCCCAGCCGTCAAACAAGTAAGAATTCAGCTCTGCGCGCTTGATGAACTTGCGTTCTCGCACGATCCCTTTCCTCTTATCGCTGATGACCTTTCGAAGATGTTTCTTCTGTTCGGAAGATGAGGGGTCCCGGCCTAATTCTGAGATTTGCCTAGATCTCTCGACTTCGAGGTTTACCCCCAGCTCTGCGGCAAGACGCCTGACAAGCCTCGCCTCTGGGTCCAAGCTTCCTTCCAAGCGCTCGAACACAATCCTGAGATGCTCGGGATTGCGGTCGAAGTATGAGTCCTGTGACCCCGGGAGCTTGTGCCCTGCAAAGTAGAATTGATAGGCGGGATCGAGGCTGAAGTCGCTTGGCTGGTTCGCCAAGAACATCGTGAAGGTATGCCTGAGACTGTGCGGATGAACCGCCTTCCATCTGCTGAGGCCAGCCCGTCTCGCCGATTCCTTCACGACATGCTGAACCTCTCCTCGGCTCATGGTAGCCCTGTTCCTCCGTCGACGGTCCTTTATTCGAGTCCACTGAGATGAGAACAGTGGGTCTTCGTCTTGGATTGGGCCGAACGCGGCGACTCGGTCTTCGAGATACTCCCTGAGAACTTCTGTGACAATCGACAGTGCGAAAGTCTCGTACTCCAATCGACCCTTCGCGGCACAGGGCACATACTGCTTCATCTTCTCGCGGATTGGTATCATTAGCGTCCGTACACCTCGTTCGAACTCATCCCTGATGTCGCCATATCTGAGAGCCCGGAACGTGGAATTCCGCGGGCCTGCGAGCCCAAGAAAGAGCACCATTGCCCGGTTCCGGGAGCGGCGAGGCCAGGCATCCGCCATGCGGAGCAACTCCTCCACGGTGGGGACGTACTCGTCCCTGGTCCTCGAACGGGAGGGAACGGAAAGACTGGGGATGTCCAGCACCATTCCATTGGCAGCGAAGAATGTTTTCAACCAGATTGTGGGTTGATTCGCGGACCGCGGTCTTCCGCCTAAGTCGTTGAGCTCCTTTCTGAACTCGAGGAGGGCGGCCTTGACTTCATCTTCAGGCCTTTCAACAAGTTGGTCTGGGTCCATGCCGGTTCTACTACATAACCTGCAGACCGTCCCACAGATGTGCTCCTTCGAAGCTTCGCTGTCGGACCGATACATCTCCAGTCGCTCCAGGAGTCTGTTCACACTGACGTACTTGCTCTTCCATCGTTTGTGGCCGTTTCCGAGGTCGTTGATTGTAATGCCGAGGCGTTCCTTCCATTTCGACATCCCAAAATCGGGGTCAGTGATACTTGGATATCCTGAAATGCGTAACTGGGGTTGGGTTGTTGTCCTAATAGGGACAACCGTGGTTGCGCTTTTCGTTCGCCCCGATTGCCTAACTTCTCCTTTTTCGGCTACTTGGAAGGCGTCTGGAGTCCCAAACGTCTCGTCAACCTTCCCTTGGTTACTCGTCAGCCCGCTCACTCTTCTCTTCATCCATGGCTGCAATCATCTTGAGGAGTTGCATTCTCCATGCAGGAATGAGGTCGCTGGCCTTGCCCAGATGTTCCTCCTCCGGAGAAACGGTCGACTGTTCACTCAACTTGTTGGCCTTGCCTCAAGCACTCCCATATGGAAGGGCTCGATTCACGAAAACTACCCTCACCTCGCATCATGTCCCATGACATGAAGGATCGGTTCAATTCCTCCCAAATAAGTCTCGACAAGTAATTGGAAATTTGGCAAGATATCGGGTTGTCCAACAGGCGGTTCACTGTTTCGTCTATCTGGAATTAGTCAAGTGTTGGATAGCAGATGGCAGAACCGGGACGTTCCTCGAACGCCATCGTTGAGGCAGGTGCTAGCGTGCTAGAGTTGATGCGGAGACTCGAGAACCTGATGATTCTTTATAGCCACGGGAATCACACGGGTCAGACGGCGAAGGAAGTCCACGACCGCTTCAGAAAGCGATCGTCTGACCCGTCTCAGTAGGCTGTAATGTTCGTCGATGAGGTGAGGGGCTCCTCACGACAGCTCGAAACGAAGAGAGGAGGCTGCGGCAACACTTAACTCGAGGCATGAAAGAACACCTCTTCCGTCCATGCCACCGGTACGACTCCGAACGCCGAAGGCGCGTTCCATTCTGATGTCCAAGGTAAGACACTCCGGGACTACACCGGAACTCGTGGTTCGTGAGGTTCTCGACAATTGTGGCATCGCGTATAGAGTAGGCGAACGTGACTTGCCAGGCAGTCCAGACATTTCGAGTTCAGAAGACGGGTGGGTTGTGTTCGTCAATGGGTGTTTCTGGCACTATCATCGAGGCTGTTCGAGAGGGAGCATGCCAAAGTCGAATCGCTCATATTGGTCGAAGAAGCTAAAGGAGAACCGTCGGCGCGACGCCAAGAATCTCAAACTGACGAAGGCGTTGGGCCTTACTCCAATTGTCGTATGGGAATGCAGCCTTGCCGACCGGTCGGGTCTTGAGAAGGATCTGATTAGAGCAATAGGTGATGTCGTGAAGCGGAGATACCAACCGTGAGACCCGTTCTCCTCCAAACAGGGGAAGAAAGTGACTACGACTGCGAGAAGGGGATTCGATTCGACGATTGGGCCTATTTGAGGCTCAAACGACGGCTGAATGACGATTTCCCCCGCAAATTACGGACGGTGGACCTTTTCTCTGGGGTCGGGTCCCTCACCCTCGGGGTCTGGGAGGCGGCTCGAAGACATCATCATGGTCTCAAACCCTTGGCAGTTGATGTCGACACTCGACCACTCAGAGTGTACGCTCACAACTTTCCACAGGCCGAGGTTGTGGCACAGGACTTGACGGCGATGCTGGACGGTGAACTCAATTCGCGGCCTACTGAAAGAGAGAAGCGTTTCATTCGATATGTCGGTCCGATTTGGACTTTGCTTTCGGGAAGTCCGTGCCAAGGTTTCTGTCCCTTGAACAACTACACGAGGGGAAGGGACCGCAGAAACCGCCTGTACCTGCGTGCGACTAGATTGGCGGAGCTGGCTCAACCGACGAACCTCCTATTTGAGAACATCCCTGATGTAGTTAATGGAGACATCGACGTCGTGGAGCTTACAACTGCCACTCTACGCGAGCAAGGATATCATGTGGACAGCGGTACGATCGATCTAGCAGAAATGGGCCTCCCCCAACACCGGAGACGTCATGTGGTCGTAGCGTCGCTCAATGCGTCACCATCAATTCCGAGGGTGATCTCCAAGTACAAAGTGAAGAATCCTCGCACGGTGAAGTGGGCAATCGCGGATTTGGAGTCCAAGTGCCCATCTTCTAGCTTCGATACTCCTTCAGAACTTTCGCCGGAGAACAGGGGTCGAATTAGGTACTTGCATCGGAATGGCGAGTACGACCTGCCTGATTCGAAGCGCCCGAGGTGCCATAGGAATGGAAACCATTCGTATGGGTCGATGTACGGAAGATTGCATTACGACCTTCCAGCCCAGACGATCACAAGCGGGTTCACGTCGCCGGGACAGGGCAGGTTCGTACATCCTTCTCATGAGAGAACTCTGACGCCACACGAGGCTGCGCGCCTTCAGTTCTTTCCTGATTTCTTCGATTTCACACCAGCGCCGAACCGTTCGGCTTTGAAGGAAATGATAGGAAACGCGGCCCCGATGAAGTTGTCTTATGCCTTCGCCATGGAATATTTCATGGGCTAAGGCTAATACGCGGTCTCAGAACCACTAGCCGAGGTAAAACCTGCCTTGAAGAGTGAGTCTGGAATAGGTAAGGAAGCCCTAGTTTCTGGGAAGCTAAAATTCACAGTAGATTCCTCTCTGCTTCGCGAATTAGGCGAGCGACTCATCGGCAAGCCTTTCATCGCCCTTGCTGAGCTGGTAAAGAACAGCTACGACGCCGACGCGACCTGGATTAGAATTGATTTGGATCTGGCTAAGAGCGTTATTGTAGTTTCCGACAACGGGCAGGGGATGACTTTCGGGGAGTTCCAGGACTTCTGGATGAGAGTGGGGTCGACGCACAAGCGAAAACAGCGGGTATCGAGAAGGTTGGGCAGGCCGATGACTGGATACAAGGGTGTAGGGCGGCTTGCTGTCCAGTTCCTTTCGAAGAAATTGGAGATACGCACAACGTCTGAGCAGAATTTGAAGACCCGCTTGACCGCGCGGGTGTCCTGGGAAGAGGCTGTTACAGCTGGCAAGCTGACGGAAGCCTCCGTCGAGTATGAACTTGAGACCTCAGGTGAAGGGTTCGCGAAAGGAACAACGTTGATTCTATCAGAGTTGAAGCAGGATTGGACTCCGGATCGCGTCCAAGACCTGGCTTCCGAGATCTGGCAGCTCCAGCCACCTTATTCCATTTCCCCTATCACACCGGAGCAGGAGAAAGAGACATTCAGAATACTTCTCCGATCTCAGGCAAAGGAAATCGAAACTTCGTTCAAGCAGCGGCTTAGTGCTATCGAAGATATTTGGCACGCCCGCGTTGAAGGGAAGAACGACAATGGGACGGTGACATTGGCCCTCACCTTCGCTGGTGAATCGGAGCCCAAAGTGATTAGATACACAATCCCCGATTGCGTGCTGAGGAATGGTGAGTTCGACGTTAAGATCTATCTCCTCACACGCCGACAACCCCAAGGCATCAAGGTTGGGGAGGCTCGCGATTACCTTTCGAGGTTCGGAGGCGTTCACGTTTACGACGCCGGGTTCCACTTACCCTACTATGGAGGATCTTCAAACGACTGGTTGGGAATAGAGGTCGACCATTCCCATCGGCTTTCGCTCTCGAAGCTCTTGCCTACCGAACTGCAGGTTCAAGAGGGGCTCAGTTTTCTTCCCACAAATTCTCGCCTCCTTGGCCTTGTGAGAGTTGAGACGATCAAGGAACCAAGCCTGAACATCGTCATAACGAGAGACAAGTTCCAAGACGGCCCAGCCTTGAACAATCTGGTCTACATGGTCAGATGGGCCCTCGATTTCTACTCGATGGAGGAGGCGAAGAGAAACCTCGCCGAAGCAGCCGAAGGGCAGGAAATCGCGCCTGCCAAGTTCTTGAAAATCCAAGACGTCCTCACCAAGTACAAGAGCGAACTGACCGAAAGTCAGTACATTCGGATTGAGAAGGACCTAAGAGAGGTTTCTGCGCAAGTCGAGAGCGAAGCCGAGACTATGGCAAAGAGGGTCGGACTCATGGGATCTCTCGCAACAGCTGGAATTTCTACCGTAGCCACTCAGCATGAACTTAGGCAGCAATTCGAGAAAGTGGACAATGTCATCAGGCGGTTGGATAAGATAAGAGTAGAGGATCCATCGACACAGAAGGAAATCACGGAGTTGAGAGAGGAGCTGAGCAGATGGGTGGCAAGAGCCAAAGCAACGAACGCTCTGTTCTCCTTCTTGCAGGACCCTCAAAACGCGGAATCTAGGGAGCGATACAGACTCGGGAGGATGGTAGAAGCGGTGACTTCACAGGTAGCATCTTTCGCCCGATCTACCAGAATCACCAATGAGGGTCTCAACGGCGAACTGCTATTGCCCAAGGGATCCCTGGCAGAATGGAGTTCCATTTTCCAGAATGTGCTATTCAATGCCTTCAACGCTACGTCCGACTCACAGGTGAAAAGAGTGAACTTCAGCTCTCAAGTTCGAGGCGGCAATCGCACCGTTCTCGTGCAGGACACGGGTGTCGGCATGGACCTTTCCCGTGCCGAAAAGTTCTTCGAACCGTTCGTTCGAGAAGTCAAGGTCTCCCCGGAGAGGCAGGCTCTCGGCTACGGCGGGACGGGATTGGGGCTGACTATCGTAAGAATGATAGCGACGAACCTTGGATGTCAAGTCGGCTTCGTTCCACCAGGCAAAGGATACAAGACGGCTTTCGCGTTGAGATGGAGCGAATCATATGACTGACAGAATTCTTGTGTATGACAACGACGGCGATGCGAGTCGTAAGTACAAGGAACGAATGGATTCCGTAAGATCGGTGCGGGAAAACTATCAAGTCGACGTGCTTTCGACTAAGGAATTCAAGAATCAACTCGATGGATTGAGAGAAAGGAGGAAGAGGCTCAGGGTTGGAAAGAGTGTGAGGTTCGAAGGGTTGGAGATTGACGGCGCGTCGATTTTCGTCGTCGATTACGATTTGTTCCAGGCTCTGTCGAATGAGGACGTCCCCACTGGAGAGGAGCTATGTTATCTGGCCAGGTGTTTCTCCAATTGTGGCTTGCTCGTAGCGCTAAACCAATTCTGCAAATACGAAGAGAACGTCTTCGACCTCAGTCTGAGAGGACATCCGGAGTCTTTCGCCGACCTGAACGTGGGTGGCAGACAAATTGGGAATCCCGGCCTTTGGGGCGAAGACTCCGAATTCCGGCCTTGGTCCTGGCCTAATCTCATACGCGCTCAGCAGTCCTTTGAAGTGAAGACGAAGATTATGCTTGAGGGCCTTGAAAATCCCATCGCCGAAGTCTTGGGAATGGAGGAGTTGGCCGAGACAATGCCAGTCAACTTGACCAAATTTCTAGGACTCGAAGGCGGAAAAACTC
This sequence is a window from Nitrososphaerota archaeon. Protein-coding genes within it:
- a CDS encoding site-specific integrase, which translates into the protein MNQSSPTYANAGIISLSAFFGCNGYKHFRALELERYHVPRRLRVRPEYVPTKGEVYRMADSAGSLRNRALVLTMFSSGFRNSTVRALLVQDVIKEIERGIPNIRLPCYLGMKKVVPNGCKGSIEYYSFTCDEATVALRLYLGERIRKNGEVKGEEPLFASLYNQVPKEERQWKVMSAGELQVVVKGAARKAGLAEWHSVYPHCLRKSYETILHTQLLDGSNMEVKVQEVFMGHVLPRSQDNYFDRSKTEWMRIQYSKLNFGRILITDKFAVLRMAVARAFEGTDLDPEQLILEYAKKYSG
- a CDS encoding site-specific integrase, whose amino-acid sequence is MSKWKERLGITINDLGNGHKRWKSKYVSVNRLLERLEMYRSDSEASKEHICGTVCRLCSRTGMDPDQLVERPEDEVKAALLEFRKELNDLGGRPRSANQPTIWLKTFFAANGMVLDIPSLSVPSRSRTRDEYVPTVEELLRMADAWPRRSRNRAMVLFLGLAGPRNSTFRALRYGDIRDEFERGVRTLMIPIREKMKQYVPCAAKGRLEYETFALSIVTEVLREYLEDRVAAFGPIQDEDPLFSSQWTRIKDRRRRNRATMSRGEVQHVVKESARRAGLSRWKAVHPHSLRHTFTMFLANQPSDFSLDPAYQFYFAGHKLPGSQDSYFDRNPEHLRIVFERLEGSLDPEARLVRRLAAELGVNLEVERSRQISELGRDPSSSEQKKHLRKVISDKRKGIVRERKFIKRAELNSYLFDGWEPVFELGDGGLVVSRPNLD
- a CDS encoding DNA cytosine methyltransferase; amino-acid sequence: MDLFSGVGSLTLGVWEAARRHHHGLKPLAVDVDTRPLRVYAHNFPQAEVVAQDLTAMLDGELNSRPTEREKRFIRYVGPIWTLLSGSPCQGFCPLNNYTRGRDRRNRLYLRATRLAELAQPTNLLFENIPDVVNGDIDVVELTTATLREQGYHVDSGTIDLAEMGLPQHRRRHVVVASLNASPSIPRVISKYKVKNPRTVKWAIADLESKCPSSSFDTPSELSPENRGRIRYLHRNGEYDLPDSKRPRCHRNGNHSYGSMYGRLHYDLPAQTITSGFTSPGQGRFVHPSHERTLTPHEAARLQFFPDFFDFTPAPNRSALKEMIGNAAPMKLSYAFAMEYFMG
- a CDS encoding ATP-binding protein — encoded protein: MKSESGIGKEALVSGKLKFTVDSSLLRELGERLIGKPFIALAELVKNSYDADATWIRIDLDLAKSVIVVSDNGQGMTFGEFQDFWMRVGSTHKRKQRVSRRLGRPMTGYKGVGRLAVQFLSKKLEIRTTSEQNLKTRLTARVSWEEAVTAGKLTEASVEYELETSGEGFAKGTTLILSELKQDWTPDRVQDLASEIWQLQPPYSISPITPEQEKETFRILLRSQAKEIETSFKQRLSAIEDIWHARVEGKNDNGTVTLALTFAGESEPKVIRYTIPDCVLRNGEFDVKIYLLTRRQPQGIKVGEARDYLSRFGGVHVYDAGFHLPYYGGSSNDWLGIEVDHSHRLSLSKLLPTELQVQEGLSFLPTNSRLLGLVRVETIKEPSLNIVITRDKFQDGPALNNLVYMVRWALDFYSMEEAKRNLAEAAEGQEIAPAKFLKIQDVLTKYKSELTESQYIRIEKDLREVSAQVESEAETMAKRVGLMGSLATAGISTVATQHELRQQFEKVDNVIRRLDKIRVEDPSTQKEITELREELSRWVARAKATNALFSFLQDPQNAESRERYRLGRMVEAVTSQVASFARSTRITNEGLNGELLLPKGSLAEWSSIFQNVLFNAFNATSDSQVKRVNFSSQVRGGNRTVLVQDTGVGMDLSRAEKFFEPFVREVKVSPERQALGYGGTGLGLTIVRMIATNLGCQVGFVPPGKGYKTAFALRWSESYD